The Parasteatoda tepidariorum isolate YZ-2023 chromosome X2, CAS_Ptep_4.0, whole genome shotgun sequence genome includes a region encoding these proteins:
- the LOC139427270 gene encoding uncharacterized protein, with protein sequence MTHYQMGRYISSNEAIWRIFTFPVHERDPAVVHLTVHLENGQRVYFTEQNALQQVLTAPKTTLTEFFNLCNLQDIVGELAKTLMYTDVPTFFTWNKQSKSWEPRKRGTPVPGFGDIVMTNTLGRIYTVHPKQRECFFCACY encoded by the coding sequence ATGACACATTATCAAATGGGACGATACATAAGTAGTAATGAAGCTATTTGGCGAATTTTTACATTTCCTGTACATGAAAGGGATCCTGCTGTTGTACATTTGACTGTGCATCTTGAAAATGGACAGCGTGTTTATTTCACTGAACAGAATGCACTACAACAAGTTTTAACAGCTCCGAAAACAACTCTTACTGAATTTTTCAACCTTTGTAATCTACAAGATATTGTTGGTGAACTTGCAAAGACATTAATGTATACTGATGTTCCtacattttttacatggaataaaCAATCAAAAAGTTGGGAACCACGGAAACGAGGCACTCCAGTCCCAGGATTTGGGGACATAGTTATGACAAATACTTTAGGACGAATATATACAGTTCATCCTAAGCAACGCGAATGCTTTTTCTGCGCTTGTTATTAG
- the LOC122269379 gene encoding uncharacterized protein encodes MAEVLRKCKIIIWDECTMAHKHSLEALDRSLKDIKDNAQLFGGALLLLSGDFRQILPVIPRATYADEINACLKESYLLRSVSKLCLTLNMRVQLQNDPLASRFSEQLLDIGYGKIQLYEDTQYIRLPQNFCNMVPTKEELIKSIFPYLPHNYTNHAWLHERAILAAKNLDVDAINFKVQQSLTGSEIAFKSIDTVVDPDEVVNYPAEFLNSLDLPGMPPH; translated from the coding sequence ATGGCtgaagttttgagaaaatgtaaaattattatctggGATGAATGTACAATGGCCCACAAGCATTCGCTTGAAGCTCTCGACAGGTCCCTAAAAGATATCAAAGATAATGCTCAGCTTTTTGGTGGTGCTCTACTGCTGCTGTCAGGTGATTTCAGACAAATATTACCCGTCATTCCACGTGCGACATATGCGGACGAAATAAACGCATGTTTGAAAGAATCTTATCTTTTGCGAAGTGTCAGTAAATTATGCCTTACTCTCAATATGCGTGTTCAACTTCAAAATGATCCATTAGCGTCAAGATTCTCTGAACAACTGTTAGACATTGGCTATGGTAAAATTCAATTGTATGAAGATACACAATATATTCGACTCCCACAGAATTTTTGCAACATGGTGCCTACCAAAGAGGagttaataaaaagtatctttCCATATTTGCCACATAATTATACTAATCATGCATGGCTACATGAGCGAGCTATTTTAGCCgcaaaaaatttagatgttGACGCAATCAATTTTAAAGTACAACAATCATTGACTGGTAGTGAAATTGCATTCAAATCGATTGACACTGTTGTTGATCCTGATGAAGTTGTCAACTATCCTGCcgagtttttaaattcactggATTTACCTGGAATGCCACCCCATTAA